The genome window AGAAACGGACAATGACCTTGGGCTCGGCCCAGCCTTTGAGCTCAAAATGGTGATGCAGAGGCGCCATCCGAAAAACCCGCCGGCCGGTCAACTTAAATGAAGCCACCTGTATAATCACGGAAAGGGTTTCAAGCACAAAAATACCGCCGACCAGAAAAAGCAGCATTTCCTGCTTGGTCACCGCAGCCACCGCGCCCAGACCGGCGCCCAGAGCAAGCGAACCGACATCCCCCATGAAAATCGCGGCGGGATAAGTGTTGAACCAGAGAAAACCCAAGGCGGCACCGATCATGGCGCCGCAAAAAACCGCCATTTCTCCGACGCCGCTGACATACTGAACCTGCAGATATTCCGCCAGCAGGCGGTGTCCGGCCACATAGCTGAAAATCAGGTAGACGGCGAAAGCCACCAGGGACGGTCCCGTGGCCAAGCCGTCAAGCCCATCGGTCAGGTTGACCGCGTTTGAAGTGCCAACTACGACCAAGGCCATGAAAGGAATATAAAGAAGTCCGAAATCAGGTAGTATCTTTTTGAAAAAAGGCACGGTCAGAACACTTGAATAGCCCGGCAAGGCATAGACTGCGAGCGCAAAAATCAGGGCCACCGCAAACTGGGCCCCAAGTTTCTGCCGCGCCGAAAGCCCACGGGAATTCTTTTTCAGAATCTTGCGATAGTCATCAACAAAACCAATCGCCCCAAAAGCCAGGACCACTCCGAGAGCCAGCCAAACGTAGATTTCTCTCAGATCAGCCCAGAGCAATACCGCCACGGCAACCGAAAAAAGGATCAACACACCGCCCATGGTCGGAGTTCCCGTTTTACTCTGATGGCTCTGCGGACCATCCGTGCGCACCACCTGGCCGATCTGCAGATCTCGCAACCAGGCAATCACTTTCGGTCCCAGGTAAAAGGCCAGAAAGAGCGCGGTCAGAGCCGCGAAAATAGTCCGAAAGGTAATGTAGCGAAAAACATTAAAACCGGACCAGAGAACATGCAACGGATAAAGAATATGATATAGCATCAGACAGTCTCAAAAAAATCAAGCATGGGTTCGACCAGCTTTTCCAGGGCCAGAGCACGGGAGCCCTTGACCAGAATCAGCGGCGCCTTCGGCAACCGGCGGCGCAAGAAATTAAAAGCCTCAACCTGAGCCCCGGCGGGAAATTGCCGAATGCGGTCTCCGGGAAGCCCGGCGTTGCGAGCGGATACCGCCATACCCTCGACTTCCTCCCCCAGCAAAACCACCAGATCAGGTCGGATTTCCGCCAGGCGGCGTCCCATTTGCCGATGCAGCTCCGCGCTTTCTGGACCCAGCTCTTTCATGTCGCCTAGCACCAGGGCCAGATATCTTCTCCCCCCACGTTCGGCAACCGCGGTTAAAGCGGCCTCCAGCGAAGCGGGATTGGCATTATAGGCGTCATGGACCAGCAACCCGCCCCCCGCCAGAGGGTAACACTGCAAGCGTCCGCTTAAATTCTTAAAGTGCTTCAGAGATTCCGCCACCAAAGCGGGTGTCATCCCCGGTAAAAGCAGGGCTGCCGCCGCCGCCAGGGCCGCGTTTTTGACGTTATGGCGGCCCCATAAAGACAATCCTACGGTCTCCCGAAGGCTATCTTGACTCAGGACGAAACTAAAACCTTCCGGAGTCAGCCAGATTTCAGAAACTCTAACGACGGCCTCAGTCGCGCCATACCAGGAAACCGGCAACAGTTTAAAACACGCCGCCGAAGGCTCGGCCGCCAAAGCCGGAACCATTCGACCCAACCAGGGATCATCGGCATCGTACACAAGACTGCCGCCGTTTTTGAGCCCTGTCATAATCTCACATTTTGCCTGGGCCACCGCCGCCAGTGAACCCAGCCCCTGAAGATGGGCCGCCGCCACCCCGGTCAGAATCGCGATCTCGGGGGTCGCCAGAGCCGCCAGGTCAGCTATTTCACCAGGCTCACTCATGCCCATTTCCAGCACCACCACCTCACAATCCTCGGGCATGGCAAAAAGCGTCAGGGGC of Pseudomonadota bacterium contains these proteins:
- a CDS encoding UDP-N-acetylmuramoyl-tripeptide--D-alanyl-D-alanine ligase; the encoded protein is MIKGKPTLFTLNELAGQLAARPLPFCQRLDPETQVTGVSIDSRRLRPGELFVALAGARFDGHDFIDQAVSRGATAVVFAAQKRSFSDLSQRYPGVFWLPVADPLAALGSLARAWIKRVGPRVIAVTGSNGKSTTKEMLAHILAPHFRVHKTAGNYNNRIGLPLTLFAMPEDCEVVVLEMGMSEPGEIADLAALATPEIAILTGVAAAHLQGLGSLAAVAQAKCEIMTGLKNGGSLVYDADDPWLGRMVPALAAEPSAACFKLLPVSWYGATEAVVRVSEIWLTPEGFSFVLSQDSLRETVGLSLWGRHNVKNAALAAAAALLLPGMTPALVAESLKHFKNLSGRLQCYPLAGGGLLVHDAYNANPASLEAALTAVAERGGRRYLALVLGDMKELGPESAELHRQMGRRLAEIRPDLVVLLGEEVEGMAVSARNAGLPGDRIRQFPAGAQVEAFNFLRRRLPKAPLILVKGSRALALEKLVEPMLDFFETV
- a CDS encoding phospho-N-acetylmuramoyl-pentapeptide-transferase, whose amino-acid sequence is MLYHILYPLHVLWSGFNVFRYITFRTIFAALTALFLAFYLGPKVIAWLRDLQIGQVVRTDGPQSHQSKTGTPTMGGVLILFSVAVAVLLWADLREIYVWLALGVVLAFGAIGFVDDYRKILKKNSRGLSARQKLGAQFAVALIFALAVYALPGYSSVLTVPFFKKILPDFGLLYIPFMALVVVGTSNAVNLTDGLDGLATGPSLVAFAVYLIFSYVAGHRLLAEYLQVQYVSGVGEMAVFCGAMIGAALGFLWFNTYPAAIFMGDVGSLALGAGLGAVAAVTKQEMLLFLVGGIFVLETLSVIIQVASFKLTGRRVFRMAPLHHHFELKGWAEPKVIVRFWIIALILALLALSSLKLR